In Thermodesulfobacteriota bacterium, one genomic interval encodes:
- a CDS encoding ornithine cyclodeaminase family protein: MVLFLGEAEVQELLNMDDAVHILEETFRQQGKGNIINHSRNRIKTPKSMLHYLPGAVPHLNVMGYKAYTSSKAGIKFRVFLHDIETGELLSIMDGNYMGMIRTGAATSVATKHMSRQDSSRVGIYGAGWQARGQAMGVCAVREIKSISVYSRDPAKRKAFCVEMGSLLEIEVIPAEKPRDALNEVDIVITSTTSVQPVFSGEWLEAGVHINAIGGNFLFKREIDELCVSKSDVIVVESKEQSKIEAGEFMPLVEKGRLWWERIYELGEVVTGKVNGRNNNEEITLFKSLGIAIEDIAVAAHIYKLASVRSIGKRLDIPSI, encoded by the coding sequence ATGGTTTTATTTTTAGGCGAAGCAGAGGTTCAGGAGCTTTTGAACATGGATGACGCAGTACATATATTGGAAGAAACTTTCAGGCAACAGGGGAAAGGGAATATAATCAACCACTCCAGGAATAGGATCAAAACACCAAAGAGTATGCTTCATTATCTTCCCGGTGCGGTTCCGCACCTGAATGTAATGGGTTATAAGGCCTATACCTCATCAAAAGCTGGAATAAAGTTTAGGGTTTTTCTTCATGATATTGAAACCGGAGAACTTCTGTCAATTATGGATGGAAACTATATGGGTATGATCAGAACAGGTGCCGCGACTTCTGTTGCGACAAAGCATATGTCTAGACAGGATTCCTCACGGGTAGGGATTTATGGTGCAGGTTGGCAGGCGAGGGGGCAGGCCATGGGTGTTTGTGCCGTAAGAGAAATTAAGAGTATATCGGTTTACAGTCGAGATCCCGCTAAAAGAAAAGCATTTTGTGTTGAGATGGGGAGCCTTCTTGAAATAGAAGTAATTCCTGCTGAAAAACCTAGAGATGCTTTAAATGAAGTCGATATAGTCATAACATCCACGACCTCAGTACAGCCGGTGTTCAGTGGAGAGTGGTTGGAAGCCGGTGTGCATATAAATGCGATTGGAGGAAATTTCCTATTCAAACGCGAAATAGATGAGCTATGCGTGAGCAAGAGCGACGTAATCGTAGTTGAGTCAAAGGAACAATCGAAGATTGAAGCGGGTGAATTCATGCCATTAGTAGAAAAGGGGAGACTTTGGTGGGAAAGGATATATGAGCTTGGAGAGGTGGTTACGGGCAAGGTAAATGGTAGGAACAACAACGAAGAGATCACTCTTTTTAAGTCTCTTGGAATCGCGATCGAAGATATTGCAGTTGCGGCCCATATTTATAAGCTAGCGAGCGTAAGGTCTATCGGGAAGAGGTTGGATATTCCTTCCATTTAG
- the rsmG gene encoding 16S rRNA (guanine(527)-N(7))-methyltransferase RsmG, producing the protein MNAREILISGANELNITLSAEQIQLFLDYLHILQVWNTKINLTSIKDKKEIVIRHFLDSLTIFHFVEGESRVLDIGSGAGFPGIPLKIANPSIEVTLLDSTQKKVYFLSDVIRKLRLKRITAVCARAESEDNGVQRYYYDFVISRAVGTVDKLIEISKPYMVDDGEIILMRGKSGLEEWSNSKVVSKEFRLLKFSDLVLPYSRQRRVILVVGR; encoded by the coding sequence GTGAATGCCAGAGAGATATTAATCTCAGGGGCGAATGAGTTAAATATTACTCTCTCCGCCGAGCAGATCCAACTCTTTCTTGATTATTTGCATATCCTTCAGGTCTGGAATACAAAGATCAATCTAACATCAATTAAAGATAAGAAAGAGATAGTAATAAGGCATTTCTTGGACTCATTAACAATTTTTCACTTTGTAGAAGGAGAATCGAGGGTGCTGGATATAGGATCAGGCGCTGGCTTTCCAGGCATTCCTCTTAAAATAGCAAATCCTTCTATTGAGGTAACGCTTCTCGATTCAACCCAGAAAAAGGTATATTTTCTCTCAGATGTAATCAGAAAGCTAAGGCTCAAGAGGATCACTGCGGTATGCGCCAGGGCTGAATCAGAGGATAATGGGGTTCAGAGGTATTATTATGACTTTGTGATATCCAGGGCCGTAGGGACGGTCGATAAATTGATTGAAATAAGCAAACCTTATATGGTTGATGACGGGGAAATTATTCTTATGCGCGGGAAAAGCGGCTTGGAGGAATGGTCGAATTCAAAGGTCGTTTCTAAGGAGTTCAGGCTATTGAAATTTAGTGATTTAGTGCTTCCATATTCAAGACAAAGGAGGGTGATACTGGTAGTAGGTAGATGA
- a CDS encoding thermonuclease family protein — protein MKISIQMRFMQRVKSITKSPYSIVILLLLILTFLFISDLSGDDVYTVKSVIDGDTIILEDISSTNVRYLGIDSPEVGSLDAPGDPLSDEARRINKDLVDGKRIRLEFDKERFDPYGRTLAYVFVGDIFVNEQILRSGLAKGLIIQPNDKYAERLLKAEKEAKDGRSGIWGDISGLERPEGNRNFVINPSSASRYIDQRVVVRGKITKYRKSDKVLVLNMEDVLDIVLFPDSLSNFSFFNIIPEEYYMGKPVEVIGKIRMYRGRPNIVISHPISIRALL, from the coding sequence ATGAAGATATCTATACAGATGAGATTCATGCAGCGAGTCAAGAGTATTACTAAAAGTCCATATTCGATCGTCATACTCTTACTCCTGATATTGACCTTCCTCTTTATATCTGATTTAAGTGGCGATGATGTATATACGGTGAAGAGTGTAATCGATGGGGATACCATTATACTTGAGGATATTTCAAGCACCAACGTGAGATATCTGGGTATAGATTCCCCGGAGGTAGGGTCTCTGGATGCGCCTGGGGATCCACTTTCAGATGAAGCGAGGAGAATTAATAAGGATTTAGTCGATGGAAAAAGGATCCGGCTGGAATTTGATAAGGAAAGGTTCGATCCGTATGGTAGAACACTTGCGTATGTTTTTGTTGGTGACATTTTTGTGAATGAACAAATATTAAGGAGTGGTCTCGCAAAAGGCTTAATCATCCAGCCTAATGATAAGTATGCTGAAAGATTGCTAAAAGCGGAAAAGGAAGCTAAAGATGGCAGGAGCGGGATTTGGGGCGATATTTCAGGCTTAGAGCGCCCTGAGGGAAACCGCAATTTTGTTATAAATCCGTCTAGTGCTTCGAGATATATTGATCAGCGTGTGGTTGTCAGAGGAAAAATCACAAAGTATAGGAAGTCAGATAAGGTGTTAGTTTTGAATATGGAAGATGTGCTTGATATTGTATTATTCCCTGATAGCTTGAGTAATTTCAGTTTTTTCAATATTATCCCTGAAGAGTATTATATGGGTAAGCCTGTAGAAGTGATAGGTAAAATAAGGATGTACAGGGGAAGGCCTAATATAGTAATCAGTCACCCAATATCAATAAGGGCCTTACTGTGA